GCCCAGGCTGCCCGCGATCAGCCGCACGGAGGCGTCGATCAGCGGCAGGTCCGCCACCGGGTTGAACCGGCGGCCCAGGCTTTCCTGCATCGCCATGTCGGCGACCTTCAGCACCGTCATCGGCCCCAAGGTCACCACCGCCGCCATGCGCAGCACCGACCCCGCCGCCGTCCGGCCCAAGGCCAGCAGGCCCAGCACCAGGACCAGCAGCTCGGGCGCGGGGCGGGCGAAGGCGGCCCAGCCCAGGTGATCCAGCCGCGCGGGCAGCGCGATCAGCAGATGCAGCACGACCAGCGCGGCGAGGACGCCCAAGGCGCGGCGCGGGGTCATCGGTGCCTCCACAGCCAGAGAACATCGCGGGCGAATGACCAGACCAGCGCGACCGATGCGATGCGCGCCTGGATGATGCCCGTATCGGGCGGCATCTGCGGGATCTGCAGCGCGATCAGCGTGGCCAGCTGCAGCACGCAGACGCCCTTGCGGAAATAGCTGACGGGCAGGGGCGCCATGATCCAGGGCCAGATCAGACCCGCCCCCGCGAACAGGTATCGCATCACGCCCAAGACCAGCACCTCGGCCCCGACCGGGCTGCCCGCCAAGGCATGCAGGGCCAGGATCAGGGCCAAGGCGGCATCGACCTCCATGTCGAAGCGGGCGCCGAAATCCGAACACAGGTTGGCCCGGCGCGCCAGATAGCCGTCCACCCCGTCCAGGGTCAGCGAGATCGCCGCCACCGCCGCCACCAGCCATCCCGCGGGCGCATCGCCCATCAGGGGCGCGATCAGCGCGGCGGTCAGCGCCACCCGCATCAGCGTGACCGTGTTGCAGGCGCCCATCACCGCATGGGGGTAATGCCGCCGCATCCCGACGGCCACGATCCCCGCCGCGGCCAGATAGACCGCCCCCGCGACCAAGGCCCCCGTGCCTTGGCCCAGCACGATGACCGACACGGCCAGGTTCAGCGCCAGCCCCGCGGGAACGGCCAGGATCCAACCCCTCGGGCAGGGCGGCGCCCGGCGGGGCTGCGGGGCGGTCGGTCGGGGCGATGGGGGGCGGGAAATCTGCATCGGTCGAACATATGACAGGGGCATGACGCGTCAAGCGCGTTCGGCGGGCTTGCCAGACGGGCCCCCTCGGCTATCCTGCCATGGCGGGGGGATCGGGCCATGGATGGACGGGCAAGGGGCTATGGGACGACGGCGCGGCTGCTGCATTGGCTGGTCGCGCTGTTGATCTTGCTGATGATTCCCGCGGGATACCTGATGACGGGCGAGGGGCTGGCCCGCGGCACGCGCGATGCTCTGTTCCTCTTTCACAAGAACGTGGGGGCCGCGCTGATCGCGGTCGTGGCGCTGCGCCTGGTCTGGCGGCTGACCCATCCGCCCGCGCCGCTGCCCGCGCATCTGCCCGCATGGCAGCGCCGCGCGGCGGGGCTGTCGCATGCGGGACTTTACGTGCTGATGGTGGTGATGCCCCTCTCGGGCTATGTCCGGGTGCGGGCGGGGGGCTTTCCGATCGAGGCGCTGGACCGCATCGGCCTTCCGGGCCTGGTGCCGCGATCGGATGCGCTGGCGCAGGCGGCCAGCAATCTGCATGCCGCGGCGGCCTGGGGGCTGATCGCGCTGCTGGCGCTGCATCTGGCGGCGGCGGCCCAGCACGCCCTGATCCATCGCGACGGCATCTGGCAGCGGATCTGGCCGCCGATCCGCCGGGGCTGACCCCGCGCCAAACCTCTGGACAGGGCGGTTCGCTTTCGCTATCGACGCCCGGTGGCGCGGGATATTTTGCCTGCATCTAACCAGCGACCTGCGCGCATTGCGAAAAATCAATCCAAACCCATCGAACGAAATCCGCGGCGGTGCGTTTGCCGTCACGCCGCATTGCGGCCGTCCTGCCAGAGGTGCCCGTGTCCGACCGTTCCCCGATCCGTCTTTCCGCCCGCCAGATCGACCTGTCCATCCTGATCCTGGTCAGCGTCGTCATCGGCGGCGTCTTTGTCCTGGACCTGGTCTTTCCCTTGGGGACGGCGGTGTGGCTGCTCTATCTGCTGCCCTTGGGCCTCAGCTTTGCGGGGCGCTGGTCCTGGCTGCCGCCCGTGGTGGCGGGGCTGGCCTGCCTGGCGATGGCGGCGGGCTATGTCGCCGATCTGGTGATCTTTCCCGAGGCCGGGATCGCGCCGCTGGTCGCGGGGGCGAACCGGGCGATGGCGGGGCTGATCTGTCTGATGCTGGGCGGCATGGGCCGCAAGCTGATCCAGAACCGCCAGTCCCTGACGCGCGAGGGCTGGATCACCCAGACCCAGGCCGCCGTGTCCCGCGCCGTCCAGGGGGAACTGGACGCGCAGCGCTTGGGCCGGGCGGTCCTGGGCGTGCTGGGCGACCGGATCGGCGCGCGGGCCGCGGTGATCTATGGCCGCAACGGCAACGGCCACCGCCTGCTGGCCCATTGGGGCATCGACGCCACCACCTTGGCCGAGCGCGTGACCGAGGGCGAGGGCCATCTGGGCCGTGCCCTGGCCGATGGCCAGGTGGTCGCGCTGCGGCTGCCCCCGGACGAATCGCTGGTCTGGGCCTCGGGGCTGGCGCGCGGCGCCGTGCCCCATGTGCTGATCGTGCCGCTGTCGGACGGGCAGGGGGTGAACGGGGTGATCGAATTCGGGCTGGACCGGCCCGCATCGGCGGACCTTCTGGACCTGTTCGCGCGCTTGGGCGACCGGATCGGCGTGGCGCTGCGCTCTGCCATCTATCGCCAGCAGCTGCAGGAGCTGCTGGAGGAGACCCGCCGCCAGTCCGAGGAGCTGCGCGCCCATGGCGAGGAGCTGGCCGCCTCGAACGAGGAGCTGGAGGAGCAGACCCGCGCCCTGCAGGACAGCCAGCGCCTGCTGGAGGCCCAGCAGACCGAGCTGGAGACCCAGAACGCCCAGCTGGAAAGCCAGACCCAGGAGCTGGAGGAACAGCGCGACGCGCTGGCCCGGTCGCGCCGCATGCTGGAGGACCAGGCCGAGGAGCTGTCCCGCGAGAGCCGCTACAAATCCGAATTCGTCGCCAATATGAGCCACGAGCTGCGCACGCCGCTGAACGCGCTGCTGATCATGTCGCGCCTGCTGGCCGAGAACCGGCCCCGCACGCTGACCGACGAACAGGTCCGGTGGGCCGAGACGATCGAGGCGTCGGGCAAGGACCTGCTGGCGCTGATCAACGACATCCTGGACCTGTCCAAGATCGAATCGGGCAAGCTGGACCTGTCGCGCGACCTGATCCAGCCCCAGGCCTTGGCCGAAAAGCTGACCCGCGCCTTCGAGGCTCAGGCCCGCCAGAAGAACCTGCGCCTGGTGACCGAGATCGCCCCCGGCACACCGGATTTCGAATCCGACCGCCAGCGCCTGGAACAGGTTCTGCGCAACTTTCTGTCCAATGCGCTGAAATTCACCGAGCGCGGCCAGATCACCCTGCGCGTGGCCCCCGCCGCTCAGGGCGTGGCCCTGTCGGTCACCGATACCGGCATCGGCATCGACGCCGACCAGCAGGAGGCCGTCTTCGAGGCCTTCCGCCAGGCCGATGGCACGATCTCGCGCCGGTTCGGGGGAACGGGGCTGGGCCTGTCGATCTCGCGCGAACTGGCGGACCTGCTGGGCGGGCGGGTGACGTTGACCAGCGAGGCGGGAAAGGGCAGCACCTTCACCCTGCTGCTGCCCGCGACCATGCCCCTGCAACAGCCGGTCCCCGCCCGCGCCGCGCCCGCCCGCGCGACCGTGGATGGCGGCCCGGCGGCCATGCCCGACCCTGCGGAGGGGGTCCTGATGCTGGACGCGCTGCCGGGTGTCGATGACGACCGCGCGGCCATCCAGCCCGGCGACCGGGTGATGCTGGTGGTCGAGGATGACGCGGCCTTCGCGCGCCTGCTCTTGGATCTGGCGCGCGAGCTGGGGTTCCGCGGCGTCTGCGTGGGCCGGGCCGATGACGCGGTGCGCGCCGCGCGCCATTTCCTGCCCCATGCGATCGTGATGGATGTGGGCCTGCCCGACCATTCGGGCCTGTCGGCGCTGGACCGGCTGAAGCGCGACACCAGCACGCGGCACATCCCCGTGCATATGGTCTCGGCCGAGGATTACACCAAGGAGGCGCTGGCCCAGGGCGCGATCAGCTACATGATGAAGCCGGTCAGCCGCGACCAGCTGGCCGAAGCGATCCGCAGCCTGGAGGACCGTCTGGATCAGCGCCTGCGCCGGGTGCTGATCGTCGAGGACGACCCCGCCCAGATGGAGGGGCTGCGCGCCCTGCTGACCAGCGACGGGGTCGAGACCGTGGGCGCGGGCACCGCCGCCGCCGCGCTGCAGATCTGCCGGACGCAGACGGTGGACTGCATCGTGCTGGACATGACGCTGCCCGACGCATCCGGCTTCGACCTGCTGCAGCAGCTGGACCAGGACGGCACCGCATCCTTCCCGCCGGTCATCGTCTATACCGCCCGCGCGCTCTCCGAGGCCGAGGAGCAGCGCCTGCGCCGCTATTCGAAATCGATCATCATCAAGGGCGCGAAATCGCCCGAACGCCTGATCAACGAGGTGACGCTGTTCCTGCATCAGGTCGTGTCCGACCTGCCGCAGAAACAGCGCGACATGCTGGCCGCGTCCCTGAACCGCGACGCCCAGCTGGAGGGGCGCCGCATCCTGGTGGTCGAGGATGACATCCGCAACATCTATGCCCTGACCGGCGTTTTCGAGCCGCATGGCGCCACCGTCCAGATCGCCCGCAACGGCCGCGAGGCGCTGGAGGCCTTGGGCCGCATCAATGACGGCGCCGCGCCCAAGGTG
Above is a genomic segment from Paracoccus aestuarii containing:
- a CDS encoding CDP-alcohol phosphatidyltransferase family protein, yielding MQISRPPSPRPTAPQPRRAPPCPRGWILAVPAGLALNLAVSVIVLGQGTGALVAGAVYLAAAGIVAVGMRRHYPHAVMGACNTVTLMRVALTAALIAPLMGDAPAGWLVAAVAAISLTLDGVDGYLARRANLCSDFGARFDMEVDAALALILALHALAGSPVGAEVLVLGVMRYLFAGAGLIWPWIMAPLPVSYFRKGVCVLQLATLIALQIPQMPPDTGIIQARIASVALVWSFARDVLWLWRHR
- a CDS encoding cytochrome b → MDGRARGYGTTARLLHWLVALLILLMIPAGYLMTGEGLARGTRDALFLFHKNVGAALIAVVALRLVWRLTHPPAPLPAHLPAWQRRAAGLSHAGLYVLMVVMPLSGYVRVRAGGFPIEALDRIGLPGLVPRSDALAQAASNLHAAAAWGLIALLALHLAAAAQHALIHRDGIWQRIWPPIRRG
- a CDS encoding response regulator encodes the protein MSDRSPIRLSARQIDLSILILVSVVIGGVFVLDLVFPLGTAVWLLYLLPLGLSFAGRWSWLPPVVAGLACLAMAAGYVADLVIFPEAGIAPLVAGANRAMAGLICLMLGGMGRKLIQNRQSLTREGWITQTQAAVSRAVQGELDAQRLGRAVLGVLGDRIGARAAVIYGRNGNGHRLLAHWGIDATTLAERVTEGEGHLGRALADGQVVALRLPPDESLVWASGLARGAVPHVLIVPLSDGQGVNGVIEFGLDRPASADLLDLFARLGDRIGVALRSAIYRQQLQELLEETRRQSEELRAHGEELAASNEELEEQTRALQDSQRLLEAQQTELETQNAQLESQTQELEEQRDALARSRRMLEDQAEELSRESRYKSEFVANMSHELRTPLNALLIMSRLLAENRPRTLTDEQVRWAETIEASGKDLLALINDILDLSKIESGKLDLSRDLIQPQALAEKLTRAFEAQARQKNLRLVTEIAPGTPDFESDRQRLEQVLRNFLSNALKFTERGQITLRVAPAAQGVALSVTDTGIGIDADQQEAVFEAFRQADGTISRRFGGTGLGLSISRELADLLGGRVTLTSEAGKGSTFTLLLPATMPLQQPVPARAAPARATVDGGPAAMPDPAEGVLMLDALPGVDDDRAAIQPGDRVMLVVEDDAAFARLLLDLARELGFRGVCVGRADDAVRAARHFLPHAIVMDVGLPDHSGLSALDRLKRDTSTRHIPVHMVSAEDYTKEALAQGAISYMMKPVSRDQLAEAIRSLEDRLDQRLRRVLIVEDDPAQMEGLRALLTSDGVETVGAGTAAAALQICRTQTVDCIVLDMTLPDASGFDLLQQLDQDGTASFPPVIVYTARALSEAEEQRLRRYSKSIIIKGAKSPERLINEVTLFLHQVVSDLPQKQRDMLAASLNRDAQLEGRRILVVEDDIRNIYALTGVFEPHGATVQIARNGREALEALGRINDGAAPKVDLVLMDVMMPEMDGLTATREIRKIDRWKTLPIIMLTAKAMAEDQNQCLAAGANDYLPKPLDVDKLLSLTRVWMRR